The following proteins are co-located in the Streptomyces sp. DT2A-34 genome:
- a CDS encoding amino acid permease — translation MSSSLFRTKRVEQSILDTEEPEHALKKSLSALDLTVFGVGVIIGTGIFVLTGTVAKNNAGPAVALAFVAAGVACALAALCYAEFASTVPVAGSAYTFSYASLGELPAWIIGWDLVLEFALGTAVVAVGWSGYIQSLMDNAGWEMPAGLGSREGADAFGFDILAAVLVLVLTAVLVVGMKLSARITSLVVAIKVTVVLVVIIAGAFLIEGDNYDPFIPKQVPVEAGESLQAPLIQLMFGWAPSNFGVMGIFTAASVVFFAFIGFDVVATAAEETKNPQRDMPRGILGSLLICTTLYVAVSIVVTGMQHYSRLSVDAPLADAFKATGHPWYAGFISFGAAVGLTTVCMILLLGQTRVFFAMSRDGLLPRFFSHVHPKFKTPHRPTILLGVVIAILAGFTPLTELAALVNIGTLFAFVVVAIGVIILRRTRPDLHRSFRTPWVPVIPILSVCASLWLMINLPAETWVRFAIWMAAGFFVYFLYGRSHSRLGRHAETTVGEVTKPPKGDTA, via the coding sequence GTGAGCAGCAGTCTCTTCCGGACGAAGAGAGTCGAGCAGTCCATCCTCGACACCGAGGAGCCAGAGCACGCGCTCAAGAAGTCCTTGTCCGCGCTGGATCTGACCGTCTTCGGTGTCGGCGTCATCATCGGCACCGGCATCTTCGTCCTGACCGGTACGGTCGCCAAGAACAACGCCGGGCCGGCGGTGGCCCTGGCGTTCGTCGCGGCCGGCGTCGCCTGCGCGCTGGCCGCGCTCTGTTATGCCGAGTTCGCCTCCACGGTCCCGGTCGCCGGGTCCGCCTACACGTTCTCGTACGCCTCCCTCGGCGAACTGCCCGCCTGGATCATCGGCTGGGACCTGGTCCTGGAGTTCGCACTCGGGACGGCGGTGGTGGCCGTCGGCTGGTCCGGCTACATCCAGTCGCTCATGGACAACGCGGGCTGGGAGATGCCCGCCGGCCTGGGCAGCCGGGAGGGCGCCGACGCCTTCGGCTTCGACATCCTCGCCGCCGTGCTCGTCCTCGTCCTCACCGCCGTCCTCGTCGTCGGCATGAAGCTGTCCGCGCGGATCACCTCGCTCGTCGTCGCCATCAAGGTGACCGTCGTCCTCGTCGTGATCATCGCGGGCGCCTTCCTCATCGAGGGTGACAACTACGACCCGTTCATCCCGAAGCAGGTGCCCGTGGAGGCCGGGGAGAGCCTCCAGGCCCCCCTGATCCAGCTGATGTTCGGCTGGGCGCCCTCCAACTTCGGCGTGATGGGCATCTTCACCGCCGCCTCGGTCGTGTTCTTCGCCTTCATCGGCTTCGACGTGGTGGCCACCGCCGCCGAGGAGACCAAGAACCCGCAGCGCGACATGCCGCGCGGCATCCTCGGCTCCCTCCTCATCTGCACCACCCTGTACGTCGCCGTGTCGATCGTCGTCACCGGCATGCAGCACTACAGCCGGCTGTCCGTGGACGCCCCGCTCGCCGACGCCTTCAAGGCCACCGGGCATCCCTGGTACGCGGGCTTCATCAGCTTCGGCGCCGCCGTCGGCCTGACGACCGTCTGCATGATCCTGCTCCTCGGCCAGACCCGCGTCTTCTTCGCGATGAGCCGCGACGGACTGCTGCCCCGCTTCTTCTCCCACGTCCACCCGAAGTTCAAGACCCCGCACCGCCCGACCATCCTGCTCGGCGTGGTCATCGCGATCCTCGCCGGCTTCACCCCGCTGACCGAACTCGCCGCCCTGGTGAACATCGGCACCCTGTTCGCCTTCGTGGTCGTGGCCATCGGCGTGATCATCCTCCGCAGGACCCGCCCGGACCTGCACCGGTCCTTCCGCACCCCGTGGGTGCCGGTCATCCCGATCCTTTCGGTGTGCGCCTCGCTGTGGCTGATGATCAACCTGCCCGCCGAGACATGGGTGCGGTTCGCCATCTGGATGGCCGCCGGGTTCTTCGTGTACTTCCTCTACGGCCGCTCCCACAGCCGGCTCGGACGGCACGCGGAGACGACTGTCGGCGAGGTCACGAAGCCGCCGAAGGGAGACACCGCGTAG
- the dxs gene encoding 1-deoxy-D-xylulose-5-phosphate synthase, protein MPLLTRITGPRDLDRLSPEQLDQLAEEIRTFLVEAVSKTGGHLGPNLGVVELTIALHRVFDSPKDKVLWDTGHQSYVHKLLTGRQDFSKLKMKGGLSGYPSQAESEHDVIENSHASTVLGWADGLAKANQLRERDDHVVAVIGDGALTGGMAWEALNNIAEAKDRPLVIVVNDNERSYAPTIGGLANHLATLRTTDGYERFLTRTKEILDRTPVVGKPLYETLHGAKKGLKDFIAPQGMFEDLGLKYVGPIDGHDVEALESALARAKRFGGPVIVHCLTEKGRGYQPALQDEADRFHGIGPIHPDTGLPIKASGADWTSVFGDEMVRLGKEREDIVAITAAMLQPVGLKKFADAFPDRIYDVGIAEQHGAVSAAGLAHGGLHPVFAVYATFLNRAFDQVLMDVALHKCGVTFVLDRAGVTGTDGASHNGMWDMSILQVVPGLRLAAPRDADQVRAQLREAVEVKDAPTVVRFSKGAVGPAVPAVGRVGGMDVLREPGTDTPDVLLVSVGALAPMCLEIADLLDKQGISTTVVDPRWVKPVDEAMAPLAERHRVVVTVEDNSRVGGVGSAIAQALRDAGVDVPLRDFGIPPRFLDHASRAEVMAEIGLTAPDIARQVTGLVSKLDGRFDRTAAEVDSVEPARD, encoded by the coding sequence GTGCCGCTGCTGACCCGCATCACGGGACCGCGCGATCTGGACCGGCTCAGCCCTGAGCAGCTGGACCAGCTGGCAGAGGAGATCCGGACCTTCCTCGTCGAAGCGGTGTCCAAGACCGGCGGCCACCTCGGCCCCAACCTCGGTGTGGTGGAGCTGACCATCGCCCTGCACCGGGTCTTCGACTCGCCCAAGGACAAGGTGCTCTGGGACACCGGCCACCAGTCCTACGTCCACAAGCTGCTCACCGGCCGCCAGGACTTCAGCAAGCTGAAGATGAAGGGTGGTCTGTCCGGCTACCCCTCGCAGGCGGAGTCCGAGCACGACGTCATCGAGAACTCGCACGCCTCGACCGTCCTCGGCTGGGCCGACGGCCTCGCCAAAGCCAACCAGCTGCGCGAACGCGACGACCATGTCGTGGCCGTCATCGGTGACGGCGCGCTGACCGGCGGTATGGCCTGGGAGGCGCTGAACAACATCGCCGAGGCCAAGGACCGCCCGCTCGTCATCGTCGTCAACGACAACGAGCGGTCGTACGCGCCGACGATCGGCGGCCTCGCGAACCACCTGGCGACGCTGCGCACGACCGACGGCTACGAGCGCTTCCTCACCCGCACCAAGGAGATCCTCGACCGCACGCCGGTCGTCGGCAAGCCGCTCTACGAGACCCTGCACGGCGCCAAGAAGGGCCTCAAGGACTTCATCGCGCCGCAGGGCATGTTCGAGGACCTCGGCCTGAAGTACGTCGGGCCGATCGACGGGCACGACGTCGAGGCGCTGGAGTCGGCGCTCGCGCGGGCCAAGCGGTTCGGTGGCCCGGTCATCGTGCACTGCCTCACCGAGAAGGGCCGCGGCTACCAGCCCGCCCTCCAGGACGAGGCCGACCGCTTCCACGGCATCGGCCCCATCCACCCCGACACAGGCCTGCCGATCAAGGCGTCGGGCGCCGACTGGACCTCCGTCTTCGGCGACGAGATGGTGCGGCTCGGCAAGGAGCGCGAGGACATCGTGGCGATCACCGCGGCGATGCTGCAGCCGGTCGGCCTGAAGAAGTTCGCGGACGCCTTCCCGGACCGGATCTACGACGTCGGCATCGCGGAGCAGCACGGCGCCGTGTCGGCCGCGGGTCTGGCCCACGGCGGGCTGCACCCCGTCTTCGCCGTCTACGCCACCTTCCTCAACCGCGCCTTCGACCAGGTCCTCATGGACGTGGCGCTGCACAAGTGCGGTGTCACCTTCGTGCTCGACCGCGCCGGCGTCACCGGCACCGACGGCGCCTCCCACAACGGCATGTGGGACATGTCGATCCTCCAGGTCGTGCCCGGCCTGCGGCTGGCCGCCCCGCGCGACGCCGACCAGGTACGGGCCCAGCTGCGCGAGGCCGTCGAGGTCAAGGACGCGCCGACCGTCGTCCGCTTCTCCAAGGGCGCCGTCGGCCCCGCCGTCCCCGCCGTGGGGCGGGTGGGCGGCATGGACGTGCTGCGCGAACCCGGCACCGACACCCCGGACGTGCTGCTGGTCTCCGTGGGCGCCCTCGCCCCGATGTGCCTGGAGATCGCCGACCTGCTCGACAAGCAGGGCATCTCCACCACGGTCGTCGACCCGCGCTGGGTCAAGCCCGTCGACGAGGCCATGGCCCCGCTCGCCGAGCGGCACCGCGTGGTCGTCACCGTCGAGGACAACTCCCGCGTCGGCGGCGTCGGCTCGGCGATCGCGCAGGCCCTGCGGGACGCGGGCGTCGACGTCCCGCTGCGTGACTTCGGTATCCCGCCGCGCTTCCTCGACCACGCCTCCCGCGCCGAGGTGATGGCCGAGATCGGCCTCACCGCCCCCGACATCGCCCGCCAGGTGACCGGGCTGGTCTCCAAGCTGGACGGCCGGTTCGACCGTACGGCGGCCGAGGTCGACTCGGTGGAGCCCGCGCGCGACTGA
- a CDS encoding sugar ABC transporter permease produces the protein MSIDKTSATAQDHEVVNTEAAAAAVTAVDPRLLVQEQGLAGYLGEFKRKMKAGELGSLPVILGLVAICIIFQSLNSAFLSAQNINDITVTMVGTGMISVGIVFVLLLGEIDLSVGSVSGASSAIAAVLAVNQGWPEWAAVLFAVAAGVVIGAAHGFFFAVLGAPAFAVTLAGLLFWLGFMLQTLGENGTINLDSDGLIGNLTTYFFTDVAAAYGLAAFMTAVFFITSFLSNRRREAAGIPSRPLSDTILRTVLLGVVSFAAAIMYNQYKGLPLATVIFLVFLVGTDFVLRRTSYGRKVFALGGSVEASRRAGINVTAVRISVFAISGGFAAIGGLFLASKIASANQSAGTGDLLMNAIAAAVIGGTSLFGGRGRTWNALLGVLVIVSIQYGLQLESIAEPVKYMITAGVLLTTVVIDSITRKTQKTAGRA, from the coding sequence GTGAGCATCGACAAGACCTCCGCGACGGCGCAGGACCACGAGGTCGTCAACACCGAGGCCGCCGCGGCCGCGGTGACCGCGGTCGACCCGCGCCTGCTGGTGCAGGAGCAGGGCCTGGCCGGCTACCTCGGCGAGTTCAAGCGCAAGATGAAGGCCGGTGAGCTGGGCTCCCTGCCGGTCATCCTCGGCCTGGTCGCCATCTGCATCATCTTCCAGAGCCTGAACTCCGCCTTCCTGTCCGCGCAGAACATCAACGACATCACCGTCACGATGGTCGGCACGGGCATGATCTCCGTCGGCATCGTCTTCGTGCTGCTGCTCGGCGAGATCGACCTGTCCGTCGGCTCGGTCAGCGGCGCCTCCAGCGCCATCGCGGCCGTCCTCGCGGTCAACCAGGGCTGGCCCGAGTGGGCGGCCGTGCTCTTCGCCGTCGCGGCGGGTGTCGTCATCGGGGCGGCGCACGGCTTCTTCTTCGCGGTGCTGGGCGCGCCGGCGTTCGCCGTCACGCTGGCCGGTCTGCTCTTCTGGCTCGGCTTCATGCTCCAGACGCTGGGCGAGAACGGCACGATCAACCTCGACAGCGACGGTCTGATCGGCAACCTGACGACGTACTTCTTCACGGATGTCGCGGCGGCGTACGGCCTGGCGGCGTTCATGACCGCGGTGTTCTTCATCACCTCGTTCCTGAGCAACCGCCGCCGTGAGGCCGCCGGGATCCCGTCCCGTCCGCTGAGCGACACCATCCTGCGCACGGTGCTGCTGGGCGTGGTCTCCTTCGCCGCGGCGATCATGTACAACCAGTACAAGGGCCTGCCGCTGGCCACGGTGATCTTCCTGGTCTTCCTGGTCGGCACGGATTTCGTGCTGCGGCGTACCTCGTACGGGCGCAAGGTCTTCGCGCTCGGCGGCAGCGTCGAGGCGTCGCGCCGTGCCGGTATCAACGTCACCGCGGTGCGGATCTCCGTGTTCGCGATCTCGGGTGGCTTCGCCGCGATCGGTGGTCTGTTCCTGGCCTCGAAGATCGCTTCCGCCAACCAGAGCGCCGGTACGGGTGACCTGCTGATGAACGCCATCGCGGCGGCCGTCATCGGTGGTACGTCGCTGTTCGGCGGTCGCGGTCGTACGTGGAACGCGCTGCTCGGTGTGCTGGTGATCGTCTCGATCCAGTACGGGCTCCAGCTGGAGTCGATCGCCGAGCCGGTGAAGTACATGATCACCGCGGGTGTTCTGCTGACGACGGTCGTGATCGACTCGATCACCCGCAAGACGCAGAAGACCGCCGGTCGCGCGTAG
- a CDS encoding ATP-binding cassette domain-containing protein translates to MVHVSATPVLALRGVSKRFGAVQALTDVELEVHAGEVVALVGDNGAGKSTLVKTIAGVHPIDEGVIEWEGKAVSINRPHDAQSLGIATVYQDLALCDNIDVVGNLYLGREVRKWGVLDEVEMERRSRELLQTLSIRIPSVRIPIASLSGGQRQTVAIARSMLGEPKLVILDEPTAALGVEQTAQVLDLVERLRERGHAVILISHNMADVKAVADKVAVLRLGRNNGVFEVRTTSQEEIISAITGATDNAVTRRAARTTGEVSK, encoded by the coding sequence ATGGTTCACGTGTCCGCTACGCCCGTGCTGGCGTTGCGCGGGGTCTCCAAGCGATTCGGTGCCGTCCAGGCGCTCACCGACGTAGAGCTTGAGGTCCACGCCGGTGAAGTGGTCGCCCTGGTGGGCGACAACGGCGCCGGAAAGTCCACGCTGGTGAAGACGATCGCCGGCGTGCACCCCATCGATGAGGGCGTCATCGAGTGGGAAGGCAAGGCCGTTTCGATCAACCGGCCGCACGACGCCCAGAGCCTGGGCATCGCGACGGTCTACCAGGATCTCGCGCTGTGCGACAACATCGACGTCGTCGGCAACCTCTACCTGGGCCGTGAGGTCCGCAAATGGGGCGTGCTCGACGAGGTCGAGATGGAGCGCCGCTCGCGCGAGCTGCTGCAGACCCTGTCGATCCGCATCCCCAGCGTGCGTATCCCGATCGCCTCGCTCTCCGGCGGTCAGCGCCAGACCGTGGCCATCGCCCGCTCCATGCTCGGCGAGCCCAAGCTGGTCATCCTCGACGAGCCCACCGCCGCCCTCGGCGTCGAGCAGACCGCCCAGGTCCTCGACCTCGTGGAGCGGCTGCGCGAGCGCGGGCACGCCGTGATCCTCATCAGCCACAACATGGCCGACGTCAAGGCCGTCGCGGACAAGGTCGCCGTGCTGCGCCTCGGCCGCAACAACGGCGTCTTCGAGGTCAGGACGACCTCGCAGGAGGAGATCATCTCCGCCATCACCGGCGCCACCGACAACGCCGTGACCCGCCGTGCGGCGCGCACGACCGGGGAGGTTTCCAAGTGA
- a CDS encoding sugar ABC transporter substrate-binding protein, whose translation MRRAAVAVALGAMAISLAACGSAEEAGGNDEATATAAKGDDIKVGLLLPENQTARYEKFDRPLIEQKIKELTNGKATIDYNNAKQDANLQAQQVDTMITNRVDVLILDAVDAKAIKNSVQKAVDQGIKVVAYDRLAEGPISAYTSFDNVAVGKTQGEALLTALGDKATKDSKIVMINGSVTDPNAAQFKEGAHSALDGKVTIAKEYDTKEWKPENANSEMEAAISAVGKNNIAGVYSANDGMAGGIITALKAAGIADIPVTGQDAELAAVQRIVAGEQYMSVYKPYAPEAEAAAEMAVALAQGKSLDSIAKDKVSSDSAKDVPSVLVDVTSLTKDNINDTVIKDGVYTADEICTGKYKAACEKLNIG comes from the coding sequence ATGCGTCGTGCCGCCGTAGCCGTTGCCCTTGGTGCGATGGCCATCTCGCTGGCTGCCTGTGGCAGCGCCGAGGAAGCCGGTGGCAACGACGAGGCCACCGCCACCGCGGCCAAGGGTGACGACATCAAGGTCGGTCTCCTGCTCCCGGAGAACCAGACCGCGCGCTACGAGAAGTTCGACCGGCCCCTGATCGAGCAGAAGATCAAGGAGCTGACGAACGGCAAGGCGACGATCGACTACAACAACGCCAAGCAGGACGCCAACCTGCAGGCGCAGCAGGTCGACACCATGATCACCAACAGGGTGGACGTCCTGATCCTGGACGCCGTCGACGCCAAGGCGATCAAGAACTCCGTGCAGAAGGCCGTGGACCAGGGCATCAAGGTCGTCGCCTACGACCGTCTGGCCGAGGGCCCGATCAGCGCCTACACCTCGTTCGACAACGTCGCGGTCGGCAAGACCCAGGGCGAGGCCCTGCTGACGGCGCTGGGTGACAAGGCCACCAAGGACTCCAAGATCGTCATGATCAACGGCTCGGTCACCGACCCGAACGCCGCGCAGTTCAAGGAAGGCGCCCACTCCGCACTCGACGGCAAGGTCACCATCGCCAAGGAGTACGACACCAAGGAGTGGAAGCCGGAAAACGCCAACTCCGAGATGGAGGCGGCGATCTCGGCGGTCGGCAAGAACAACATCGCGGGCGTCTACTCCGCCAACGACGGCATGGCCGGCGGTATCATCACCGCCCTCAAGGCCGCGGGCATCGCCGACATCCCGGTCACCGGCCAGGACGCCGAGCTCGCCGCCGTGCAGCGCATCGTCGCCGGTGAGCAGTACATGAGCGTCTACAAGCCGTACGCCCCCGAGGCCGAGGCCGCCGCCGAGATGGCCGTAGCGCTCGCCCAGGGCAAGTCGCTCGACTCCATCGCCAAGGACAAGGTCAGCAGCGACAGCGCGAAGGACGTCCCGTCCGTGCTCGTCGACGTCACGTCGCTGACGAAGGACAACATCAACGACACCGTCATCAAGGACGGCGTCTACACGGCCGACGAGATCTGCACCGGCAAGTACAAGGCCGCCTGCGAGAAGCTCAACATCGGCTGA
- a CDS encoding ROK family transcriptional regulator, translated as METPGSQSSLHRANLERVVRAVRLAGSLTQAEIARTTGLSAATVSNIVRELKDGGTVEVTPTSAGGRRARSVSLSGDAGIVIGVDFGHTHLRVAVGNLAHQVLAEESEPLDVDASSTQGFDRAEELVNRLIASTGVDRSKIAGVGLGVPGPIDVESGTLGSTAILPGWTGTKPAEELRGRLGVPVHVDNDANLGALGELVWGSGRGVRDLAYIKVASGVGAGLVISGKIYRGPGGTAGEIGHITLDESGPVCRCGNRGCLETFAAARYVLPLLQSSHGTDLTMEGVVRLARDGDPGCRRVIADVGRHIGSGVANLCNLLNPSRVVLGGDLAEAGELVLGPIRESVGRYAIPSAARQLSVLPGALGGRAEVLGALALALSEMGDSTLLDSTLHAATPAFT; from the coding sequence GTGGAGACTCCGGGGTCGCAGTCGTCGCTGCACCGAGCCAACCTGGAGCGGGTCGTACGGGCCGTCCGGCTGGCCGGATCCCTCACCCAGGCGGAGATCGCGAGGACGACGGGTCTGTCCGCGGCGACGGTCTCCAATATCGTCCGAGAGCTCAAGGACGGCGGAACGGTCGAGGTCACGCCCACCTCGGCGGGTGGCCGCCGGGCCCGCAGCGTTTCGCTGAGCGGGGATGCCGGGATCGTCATAGGGGTCGACTTCGGCCATACGCACTTGCGCGTCGCGGTCGGGAACCTCGCCCACCAGGTGCTGGCCGAGGAGTCCGAGCCGCTGGACGTGGACGCCTCCTCGACGCAGGGCTTCGACCGGGCCGAGGAGCTGGTCAACCGGCTGATCGCGTCGACCGGCGTCGACCGCTCCAAGATCGCCGGCGTCGGTCTCGGCGTACCCGGCCCGATCGACGTCGAGTCCGGCACCCTCGGCTCGACCGCCATCCTGCCCGGCTGGACCGGCACCAAGCCCGCCGAGGAGCTGCGCGGCCGGCTCGGCGTGCCCGTGCACGTGGACAACGACGCCAACCTGGGCGCCCTGGGTGAGCTGGTCTGGGGCAGCGGGCGGGGTGTGCGGGACCTGGCGTACATCAAGGTCGCCAGCGGTGTCGGCGCCGGTCTGGTCATCAGCGGCAAGATCTACCGGGGCCCGGGTGGCACAGCGGGGGAAATCGGGCATATTACTCTTGATGAGTCCGGGCCTGTCTGCCGCTGCGGAAACCGGGGCTGCCTGGAGACCTTCGCGGCCGCGCGCTATGTGCTCCCGCTGCTCCAGTCCAGCCATGGCACCGATCTGACCATGGAGGGTGTCGTACGGCTGGCCAGGGACGGAGACCCGGGCTGCCGTCGGGTGATCGCCGACGTCGGCCGCCACATCGGCAGCGGAGTCGCCAATCTCTGCAATCTCCTGAACCCGAGCCGCGTGGTCCTGGGCGGCGATCTCGCCGAGGCCGGTGAGCTGGTGCTCGGGCCGATCCGGGAGTCCGTCGGCCGCTATGCCATCCCCAGCGCGGCGCGCCAACTGTCCGTTCTCCCCGGGGCACTTGGCGGTCGTGCGGAGGTGCTCGGAGCGCTGGCGCTCGCGCTCAGCGAGATGGGCGATTCAACCCTTTTGGACAGCACCCTGCATGCGGCCACCCCTGCCTTCACTTAG
- a CDS encoding carbohydrate ABC transporter permease, which translates to MTTDTNTGTVTKTDEADRPRVTTKLGPTDGRSSEGGILHVFSHGMLVVWALMVGVPLLWVLWSSFKTSNGILSDPWGLPTSLHFENWANAWNKANMGQYFLNTAIVVGGSVVGTMVLGSMAAYVLARFTFPGNRFIYFMFVAGMSFPVFMLVIPLFFVLRDFPGSSLLATYQGLILVYIAYSLPFTVFFMTAFFRTLPTSVAEAALIDGASHTRTFFQVMLPMAKPGLISIGIFNFLGQWNQYLLPMVLNQNEDKYVLTQGLAMIALQQGYENDWGALMAGMMIAMLPVLIVYFIFQRQVQAGLTAGALK; encoded by the coding sequence ATGACGACGGACACGAACACGGGCACGGTCACCAAGACGGACGAGGCGGACCGGCCGAGGGTCACCACGAAGCTCGGCCCGACCGACGGCCGCAGCTCCGAGGGCGGCATCCTGCACGTCTTCTCGCACGGCATGCTCGTCGTGTGGGCGCTGATGGTCGGCGTACCGCTGCTGTGGGTGCTGTGGAGCTCCTTCAAGACGAGCAACGGCATCCTCTCCGACCCGTGGGGGCTGCCGACCTCGCTGCACTTCGAGAACTGGGCCAACGCCTGGAACAAGGCGAACATGGGCCAGTACTTCCTCAACACCGCGATCGTGGTGGGCGGTTCGGTGGTCGGCACGATGGTGCTGGGCTCCATGGCCGCGTACGTGCTGGCCCGGTTCACCTTCCCGGGCAACCGGTTCATCTACTTCATGTTCGTGGCCGGCATGTCCTTCCCGGTGTTCATGCTGGTCATCCCGCTGTTCTTCGTGCTGCGGGACTTCCCCGGAAGCTCGCTGCTCGCGACGTACCAGGGACTGATCCTGGTCTACATCGCCTATTCGCTGCCGTTCACGGTCTTCTTCATGACCGCGTTCTTCCGCACGCTGCCGACGTCGGTCGCGGAGGCCGCGCTGATCGACGGCGCCTCGCACACGCGGACGTTCTTCCAGGTGATGCTGCCGATGGCCAAGCCGGGTCTGATCAGCATCGGCATCTTCAACTTCCTGGGGCAGTGGAACCAGTACCTGCTGCCGATGGTCCTCAACCAGAACGAGGACAAGTACGTCCTCACCCAGGGCCTGGCGATGATCGCCCTCCAGCAGGGCTACGAGAACGACTGGGGCGCCCTGATGGCCGGCATGATGATCGCGATGCTGCCGGTGCTGATCGTCTACTTCATCTTCCAACGGCAGGTGCAGGCGGGTCTGACGGCCGGCGCGCTGAAGTAA
- a CDS encoding carbohydrate ABC transporter permease, which translates to MQHGKYRFIVGFLALPVIVYAVFVISPFVQAFQISLTDWSGLVGTAKFVGFENFEKLWDNEDFWNALWHNVYMLIAVPIVTLGLGLFFAFMLNVGGKRRKNEVITGVVGSKFYRFVFFFPQVISITIIAVIWFNIYNPDPQDGMLNSLLGAVGLDSWQNAWLGEKSLALLCIMAVMIWSHVGFYVVLFSAAMASIPRDIYEAALLDGAGRFPTFFRITLPLLWDTVQTGWVYMGIIALDGFALVQIMSVNMGGPNGATDVMPLRLYLTAFRDSQFGYASAMGVAMLIVTMTFAVLTMRFARRERIEF; encoded by the coding sequence ATGCAACACGGCAAATACCGATTCATCGTGGGCTTCCTGGCCCTGCCCGTCATCGTCTACGCGGTCTTCGTGATCTCGCCGTTCGTCCAGGCGTTCCAGATCTCGCTGACCGACTGGTCGGGGCTTGTCGGCACGGCGAAGTTCGTCGGATTCGAGAACTTCGAAAAGCTGTGGGACAACGAGGACTTCTGGAACGCGCTGTGGCACAACGTCTACATGCTGATCGCGGTGCCGATCGTGACGCTGGGACTCGGCCTGTTCTTCGCCTTCATGCTCAATGTCGGCGGAAAGCGCCGTAAGAACGAAGTCATCACCGGTGTCGTCGGCTCGAAGTTCTACCGATTCGTCTTCTTCTTCCCGCAGGTCATCTCCATCACCATCATCGCCGTCATCTGGTTCAACATCTACAACCCGGACCCGCAGGACGGCATGCTCAACTCCCTGCTGGGCGCGGTCGGTCTGGACAGCTGGCAGAACGCCTGGCTGGGGGAGAAGAGCCTCGCCCTGCTGTGCATCATGGCGGTGATGATCTGGTCCCATGTGGGCTTCTACGTCGTGCTGTTCTCGGCGGCGATGGCGTCCATTCCGCGGGACATCTACGAGGCGGCGCTGCTCGACGGCGCGGGCCGCTTCCCCACCTTCTTCCGGATCACCCTGCCGCTGCTGTGGGACACCGTGCAGACCGGCTGGGTGTACATGGGCATCATCGCCCTGGACGGCTTCGCCCTGGTGCAGATCATGTCGGTCAACATGGGCGGCCCCAACGGCGCCACGGACGTCATGCCGCTGCGCCTGTACCTGACGGCCTTCCGCGACAGCCAGTTCGGCTACGCGTCCGCGATGGGCGTCGCGATGCTCATCGTCACCATGACGTTCGCAGTGCTCACCATGCGCTTCGCGCGGCGTGAGCGGATCGAGTTCTAG